CAGTAGTTGAAAGCATAGTACTGAACTCAATCATTTGAGAAACAGTTGCAAATTCTTTTACTTTGTCAACTAGATCTAAATTTCCTTGATTACGATTGTAATCAATCTCTAAATCTCCACCCAAAAGAGCTTTAGCATTATCATTAAGTTCTTTTTTAAGACTATCCTCAATTGTGAAAATAGCACTTAAGATAAAAAGACTTATAAATAGCGTAACAATGATACTAGAAATTTTATGATAATTTCTACTTAAGTCTTTTAAAGCATATTTAAAAATCAAACTAAATTCTGAAGGATTATTTAATTTTTCCATCTTTAATTTTTATTTTTCTTTTAGCTTTGTCAGCAAGTTTAGGATCATGAGTTACCATGATTAAAGACGAACCTTCTTCTTTTACATATTTAAATAAAATATTTGCAATCATGACAGAATTTTCAGTATCTAAGTTTCCGGTTGGTTCATCTGCTAAGATTAGTTCTGGTTTCATCGCAATTGCTCTAGCTATAGCAACTCTTTGCTGTTCACCACCTGATAATTGACTTGGTAAATTATTAAAACGATGTTTCAAACCAAAACGATCTAATAAAATTTTTGCTTCTTTTTCAGGATTTTTAAAATTATTAAGTTCAAGGGTTAAAGCAACGTTTTCAACTGCTGTGTAATTAGGAATTAAATAAAACGATTGAAATATTATTCCAATATTTTTCTTTCTTATCTCAGATACTTCATCTTCACTAAGGCCTGTTATTTCTTGATCATTAAAAATTATTTTACCAGAGGTTGGTTTTTCTAAGCCTCCAATTAACATTATTAAACTTGTTTTCCCTGAGCCACTTTCTCCAACTACTGAAACAGTTTCTTTTTTCTTAATATTTAAATCAATATTCTTTAAAACACTGATACTATCTTTGCCAGTTTGGTATTTGAGATTTATTTTTTTTAATTTAAGAAGAGCACTCATGAATAAAACTATATTTATTAAAATTTTGATATTCTTTCTAGTGCACATAAACGCAAGTGCAATAGAAAAGGTAGTTTTATTCGGCGATAGTTTGATGGCTGGTTATGGATTACCTAAAGAACATCATTTATCAATAGTTTTAGAAAACAATCTTAAACAAGCTGGTTTAAATATTAAAGTTATTAATGGAAGTGTCTCTGGAAGTACATCATCAGGTGGATTGAATAGAGCAGATTGGAGTTTATCAGAGCCAGGTATTGATTTAATTATTTTAGGATTAGGAGCCAATGATATGCTTAGAGGGATTCAACCAGAGGAAACAGAAAGAAATTTAGAACAAATAATAAAAGTTGCTCAGAATAAAAAAATTAAAATTATTTTAGCTGGAATGGTGGCTCCAGATACTCATGGGGCAAAATACAAAAAAGAGTTTGATGCTATTTATCCAAAGTTATCAAAAAAATATAATTTAGCATTAATCCCATTTCTTCTTGAAGGTGTGGCACTTAATCCAAGTTTGAATCAACAAGATGGTATACACCCCAACAAAGATGGAACAATTAAAGTAAGTGAAACAATTAAAAAAACTATTATTAATATAATTAATTAAATGAAAATCTTTCTATCAATATTTAGCTTATTATGTTGCTTTAATTTTGCTCAAGCTCAAAATACAAATATTACTTTAAATTCTGAATTAAACTTAAATTGTAAATTTGAAAAAGTAATTTTAAAAAATCCAGACCATAACTTTGAATCTTTCACAAAAGATCAAATTAAAAGAAAAGATATTAATAAATTAATAATCGAGTCTAAAACACCAGATGTTCTAAATGTTAAAAATTTATCAGAATTTTTTAATAAAATTGATTTAGAAGTTAAAATTTCAAATAAGGATATATTCTTAATTCAAGCATTTGATAAAGAGAGGAATTATTCTGAGTCTGCAGTCTATACTAGAAAAACAGGCGAACTTATTCACGAAATCACAACCAACATAAAACAAGAGGAAAAAGAAAAAGATATTTCTTTTTATAGTTGTAAAAATAACAACAAAGACACTTAAGACCAAAGACTCTAATTCTAATATTTGATAATATTAAAATATGAAGAAGTTATTCTTAATAATTTTGGTTTATTTATTTTCACAGGTTAGCTCTTTTGCAAACGAAAGGGATACCAGACTGAACCAGTTGTTTAATGAGTTAAAAGCAAATAAATCGAAAGTAGCTTTTATAATTGAACAAGAAATTTGGGCTTTATGGAGTACCCATCCAACAGATGAAAAACTTACTGCAAGATTAGAGGAGGGCTCTCAATTTGTGAGAGATCAAAACTATATAAAAGCAAAAGATATTTTTACTGAAGTTATTAATCTAGATCAAAGTTGGGCTGAAGCTTGGAATAAAAGAGCAACTGTGCTTTATATGCTAGGAGAATTTCAAAAATCTCAAGATGATATAGATCAAGTATTAGCCTTAGAACAAAGACACTTTGGGGCTTTAGCAGGACAGGGTTTGGTAAATATTCAGCTTAAGAATTATGAAAAAGCAATTAGAAGTTATGAACAAGCACAAGAAATTTATCCTGCTATGAGATCACCAAAAATAATGATTAAGCAAATTGAAGAATTAATGAAACAACAAACAATATAATGTGTGGAAGATACGTAGTAAAAAACCCTGTAACCAA
Above is a genomic segment from Candidatus Pelagibacter sp. FZCC0015 containing:
- a CDS encoding ABC transporter ATP-binding protein, whose product is MSALLKLKKINLKYQTGKDSISVLKNIDLNIKKKETVSVVGESGSGKTSLIMLIGGLEKPTSGKIIFNDQEITGLSEDEVSEIRKKNIGIIFQSFYLIPNYTAVENVALTLELNNFKNPEKEAKILLDRFGLKHRFNNLPSQLSGGEQQRVAIARAIAMKPELILADEPTGNLDTENSVMIANILFKYVKEEGSSLIMVTHDPKLADKAKRKIKIKDGKIK
- a CDS encoding arylesterase, with the translated sequence MNKTIFIKILIFFLVHINASAIEKVVLFGDSLMAGYGLPKEHHLSIVLENNLKQAGLNIKVINGSVSGSTSSGGLNRADWSLSEPGIDLIILGLGANDMLRGIQPEETERNLEQIIKVAQNKKIKIILAGMVAPDTHGAKYKKEFDAIYPKLSKKYNLALIPFLLEGVALNPSLNQQDGIHPNKDGTIKVSETIKKTIINIIN
- a CDS encoding tetratricopeptide repeat protein produces the protein MKKLFLIILVYLFSQVSSFANERDTRLNQLFNELKANKSKVAFIIEQEIWALWSTHPTDEKLTARLEEGSQFVRDQNYIKAKDIFTEVINLDQSWAEAWNKRATVLYMLGEFQKSQDDIDQVLALEQRHFGALAGQGLVNIQLKNYEKAIRSYEQAQEIYPAMRSPKIMIKQIEELMKQQTI